TGGACGAACCGTTCCGCCTTTCCGTTCGTTTGCGGGCGATACGGCCGTGTGATCTTATGGCGGATCCGCAGGTGGCGCACCACCTGTTGAAAGGTCCGCGAAATGGTGTAGCTGTACCCGCGGTCGGTCATGACGCGCTCGATCCGGATCCCTTGTTCGGCGAAGAAGGCGACGGCCTCAAGCAGAAACCGCGCGGCGGTGGGGCCTCGTCCATCCGGCAGGATCTGCGCAAACGCCAGTCGGGACGCATCATCGATCGCCACATGCACCACCTCGTAGCCCGCGCCTCGATGCTTCGTGGCAGGGGACCGGCCCAAGATCCGATGCCCGCCCCCCTGCGGGACCCGTGCCAGCGGCTTCATATCGAGATGCAGCAACTCCCCAGGATGGTCTCGGACATAACGGATAGGGACGCCTGTCGAGCGATCCAGATCCCGAAGACGAGAGAGTCCGTGGCGCCGGAGGACGGCATAGATCGTCGACCGTGGGGAGCCGACCAACGGCGCCAGCCGATGCGGTCCCCATTTCAGGCGACGCCGCAAGCGCAGGATGCGCCGTTCGACGGACGCGGCGAGCCGGCGCGGCGAGCGATGGGGCCGACTCGATCGGTTGTCCAGTCCTCGGTGGCCTTCTTGGTGCCACCGTCGCAGCCATCTATGCGCCGTTTCTCGAGAGATGCCCAGCGAAGCCGCGGCTTGGCTCACCGGCCACCCCAATTCCGTGATGCGTTGAATGAGCAACAACCGGCCCACCGGCGTGAGCTTGCCCCGTGTATGACCCATGAACGCCTCCCAGCTTGGGGCTCACTGCTTCCGCCCCACACAAACGCTGGAAGGCGTTCCAGTGTCAACAACCTAAATGGGAACTGCACCTAGTGCGAAGGCAAGCCGGGGATCTCCATGATCGGCCGAATTTCCACGGTCCCCAAGCGTGCGCCCGGGAGCCGGCCCGCGAGGTCGATTGCCTCGTCGAGATCCCTAACGTCGACAATGAAGTAGCCACCGAGTTGTTCTCGCGTCTCCGCGAACGGTCCGTCAGTTACGAGCGATTTGCCGTCGCGCACGCGGACGCTCGTCGCCGTCGATACAGAGTGTAGCGGGGCGGCGGCGAGATACCGTCCGGTCGATCTGATTTGGTGGGCAAGCTGCGTGGATTCCTGATAACACCGCTCCTTCTCGGCCTCATCCGACGCCCGCTCATCACCGTACACCAACAGCATGTATTTCATCTTTTCGCCCCCTCTTCGTTGTCGGCGCCGACGCCGTATCTTAGCGTCGCAGCGGAAACAGTGTCCCCAGCTGGTGGTCACGCACGGTCAGCCCTCCCCAGACTAGCATGCCCACGTAGAACGGGAAAAGGGTCTCAGTGAAGAGTGGATGGCCGACGCGCAGCTGGGCGGCGAGTGCGCCTCCCAAATAGCCGGTCAGGACGACGGCGCCGAGAATCGAGGTGCGGGGGATCACATAAAGCACGACGCAAGCGAGCTCCACTACTCCGATACCGGGTGCGAGGCTTACAGGATACCCTAGTTGATCGAATGCTTCCACAACCGGCGTCGGCCTCAGCAGGTGGATGGTGCCATCGAAGAGGAGGAACAGCACGGCCAGCGCGCTGATGACTCCCCCGACCCTGATCCTCATCTTTGACGCCGAACCCGCTCGTGCATCTGATGGCATGGTCACGTCATCTCCCCTGGCTCTCTTCGAATTGCGCCCTCGGCTCCGGAGATTTCGCCGATGCATCGTGGGCGCCCGCACGGCACCCTGAGCATTCGATCCCCTGGCGAACCTCGATCATTGCGTGGTGCCGCCACCACAACGCCCGCTCAATCGACTCGCCTTTCGATTTTCCTTGATTCATCAAGAAGTTGCCAACGGCCGCAGGCGACGAACACTGCGAGGAGCCCCACCCCCAACGGGATCAGCGCAGGCCCCGCACCGGCAGTGGTCAACGTGTACACCGTCGCACCGACCATGACGATCGTCAGCCCGGCTCCCGCCAGCGGCGTCAGATCCGGCCGGATGTGCAGGATCCCGGGGAGGATTAGGCCGATCGCCCCAAGCACCTCGGCGACCCCGATAAACCGCACGAACGGACCCGGCAGCGCGATCTGGCCGGTCAGCGCCTGGAGCGGGAGGGCCAACTTCATGCCACCAGCGAACAGAAAGATCAGAGCGAGCAGCCCTTGGACGGTCCACAGTGCGCGGGTCAGCATCGACCTCCTCCGCGCGGGCGCCTGCCGGCAGCGGGCATCGAAGAACAGGTAAGGTTGAGCTTGCATCGTCATCCCTCCTCGCTGGTTTTGGGTTCGAGTTCGGGCTTCCGGAAGACCTCGACCTGAGGGTGAGTTCCGGTTGGCCCTGCCTTCGCTGCATAGTCGAACGGTCGGGGTTGAAATCGACACGACCGGCACACAAAATCTCGGGTGAGAGCCCCGCCACCTTCGATTTTTGATCTCTCCGTACGACTATTGCATGCGTCCAGCTTTTCCGTCACCATGGGAGGAGTAATGAAATACGTATGCTTGCTCTACAATGCGGAAGAAAAGTTGGGCACCATGGTCAAGGGCGACCGAGAGACCCTCGTGAGCGAGATCCTATCCTGTGTCGAGGAACTCAAGCAGCAGGGCCACTTTATAGCCTGCCAGGTCCTCCAAAGCGTTCGGTCGGCCACGAGCGTGCGGGTCAGGGGCGGCAGGGTGACCGCGACAGAGGGTCCCGTCATCGACGCCGACGAGCAGTTGGCCGGCTTCATTCTCATCGACGCTCGAGACCTGAACGAGGCGATCCAGGTGGCGTCAAGAATGCCAGTGGCGCGCTTGGGAAGCATCGAGGTGCGGCCGGTCAGGGAATCCGACCGGAACGAGCGGTGGGCCCTCCCCTGATGGGCGGCGACACAGCCGATCTGGCGCACCAGGCGATAGACGTCGTCTATCGGTCAGAATCGCGCCGCGTCCTGGCGACGCTGATCCGGTTGCTCGGCGACTTCGACCTCGCCGAGGAGGCACTTCACGATGCCTTTGTGGCGGCGACGGAACAATGGCCGCGGGACGGCGTACCCGCCAACCCGCGGGCATGGCTCGTGTCGACCGGGCGCTTCAAGGCCGTAGACGCGCTGCGCCGGCGAACTCGGTTCGATGCTTCCTTGCCGAAACTCGCCGAGCAACTGGACGCCGGCACCGGGGATGTTTCCGGATGGACCGGCGAGGATCTCGAAGACGACCGGTTGCGTCTTATCTTCACCTGCTGTCACCCTGCCTTGCCGCCAGAGGCGCGGATGGCGCTGACCCTGCGCGAGGTATGTGGACTTACGACCGAGGAGATTGGCCGTGCGTTCCTTACCGGCGCCGCCACGGTGGCCCAGCGCATTGTCCGCGCGAAGAGGAAGATCCGCGACGCGCGCATCCCCTATCGGATACCCTCACGAACGGATCTTCCCGGGCGGCTGGACAGCGTGCTCCGCGTCATCTATCTGGTGTTCACTGAGGGCTACGCCGCGTCATCGGGCGCCTCGCTGACGCGGCCCGACCTTTCGGGCGAAGCGATCCGCCTTGGACGGCTCCTCATGGAACTACTGCCGGAGCCGGAGGTGGTGGGACTTCTGGCGTTGATGGTGCTGCACGAATCGCGCCGGGAAGCGCGCACTTCACCGGAGGGCGAGTTGATTCTGCTGGACGCCCAGGACCGATCGCTCTGGAATCGGGATCAGATCGCGGAGGGGGTGGGACTCGTACAACGGGCGCTGGCGTCGCCCGGGTTCGGTCCCTACACACTCCAAGCGGCGATCGCGGCCGTGCATGCCGAGGCGGCCTCCACCGCAACAACGGACTGGGACCGAATCGTCGATCTGTACGATATCCTGGTAGGGGTAGATCCTTCCCCCGTGGTGGAACTGAACCGCGCCGTGGCGGTCGCGATGCGCGACGGCCCTTCGGCTGGGCTTGTGTTGATCGATGCCCTGCTGACGCGCGGTGATCTGGGCGACTACCATCTCGCGCACGCGGCACGGGCGGATTTGTGCCGGCGACTTGGGAGAACGGCGGAGGCCCGCGCCGCCTATGAACGCGCCCTCGGCTTCGCGCGGCAGGATCCGGAACGGCGGTTTCTCGAGCGGCGGCTTCTCGAGCTTCGGCACTGACTCGAAGGGCACCATCGTCGTCTTGTTCCGCCTTCGCCGGGCGCAGGACGAGTCCAGGCGGGTGACAGCGGGACTCGAAGTCGTGCCGCTCGTGTCGGCGGGAGATCCTCAGCGGGCCGAAGCCCTTCCGAGGATCCGGTGTGCGCCGCCGACCTACGCTGACGCCGAGTCGACAGAAGGGGCCCCCGGTAACGCCGCAGGCGCCTGCGGGGTGCGGTCCGCAGCCGGAGGACCCCTGTCCGTTTCGCCGAAGAGCTTGCGGGACCCCCGTAACCCACCGGAGCGGCCATGGCGTGACCGGGATTGGTGCTCGATCAGGTCGTTGGGGGGTGTTCGGTAGGGGTAGCGATTGCCCCGACGTCTTCCATACGGTCGACCGGGCTGTTGCGACGTTGAGGGCGTGACCGTCACCGCACCATTCTCTGGCGGGGGGATAAGTTGGGAAAGGATGCCCCACGGCAGAGACACCCTTTTCGCGGGGCCTGTCGATCTTGAGCCATCGTGTTCGACTATGTAGCGAAGGTGCCGTTCAATCCACGCTGTGCCCCCTTGAGGGGCAGGAAAGGGGTTCGGCTCGTGTATATCTCGGTGGTGACGCTATTCGTTAACGATGTCGATCGGGCGATTGATTTCTACACGAAGAAGCTCAATTGGGAAAAAACCATGGATGCCCCGATGGGCGATGGCACACATCAGCCAGGAGTTCGGCCAAGTGTAT
This genomic stretch from bacterium harbors:
- a CDS encoding IS481 family transposase; this encodes MGHTRGKLTPVGRLLLIQRITELGWPVSQAAASLGISRETAHRWLRRWHQEGHRGLDNRSSRPHRSPRRLAASVERRILRLRRRLKWGPHRLAPLVGSPRSTIYAVLRRHGLSRLRDLDRSTGVPIRYVRDHPGELLHLDMKPLARVPQGGGHRILGRSPATKHRGAGYEVVHVAIDDASRLAFAQILPDGRGPTAARFLLEAVAFFAEQGIRIERVMTDRGYSYTISRTFQQVVRHLRIRHKITRPYRPQTNGKAERFVQTLLREWAYARLYLSNQDRRRTFPKWLHYYNHHRPHTALGGHVPASASVNNVCGNH
- a CDS encoding VOC family protein, with amino-acid sequence MYISVVTLFVNDVDRAIDFYTKKLNWEKTMDAPMGDGTHQPGVRPSVLGHSG
- a CDS encoding RNA polymerase sigma factor, yielding MGGDTADLAHQAIDVVYRSESRRVLATLIRLLGDFDLAEEALHDAFVAATEQWPRDGVPANPRAWLVSTGRFKAVDALRRRTRFDASLPKLAEQLDAGTGDVSGWTGEDLEDDRLRLIFTCCHPALPPEARMALTLREVCGLTTEEIGRAFLTGAATVAQRIVRAKRKIRDARIPYRIPSRTDLPGRLDSVLRVIYLVFTEGYAASSGASLTRPDLSGEAIRLGRLLMELLPEPEVVGLLALMVLHESRREARTSPEGELILLDAQDRSLWNRDQIAEGVGLVQRALASPGFGPYTLQAAIAAVHAEAASTATTDWDRIVDLYDILVGVDPSPVVELNRAVAVAMRDGPSAGLVLIDALLTRGDLGDYHLAHAARADLCRRLGRTAEARAAYERALGFARQDPERRFLERRLLELRH
- a CDS encoding YciI family protein, which produces MKYMLLVYGDERASDEAEKERCYQESTQLAHQIRSTGRYLAAAPLHSVSTATSVRVRDGKSLVTDGPFAETREQLGGYFIVDVRDLDEAIDLAGRLPGARLGTVEIRPIMEIPGLPSH
- a CDS encoding YciI family protein, yielding MKYVCLLYNAEEKLGTMVKGDRETLVSEILSCVEELKQQGHFIACQVLQSVRSATSVRVRGGRVTATEGPVIDADEQLAGFILIDARDLNEAIQVASRMPVARLGSIEVRPVRESDRNERWALP
- a CDS encoding DoxX family protein, whose translation is MRIRVGGVISALAVLFLLFDGTIHLLRPTPVVEAFDQLGYPVSLAPGIGVVELACVVLYVIPRTSILGAVVLTGYLGGALAAQLRVGHPLFTETLFPFYVGMLVWGGLTVRDHQLGTLFPLRR
- a CDS encoding DoxX family protein, whose translation is MQAQPYLFFDARCRQAPARRRSMLTRALWTVQGLLALIFLFAGGMKLALPLQALTGQIALPGPFVRFIGVAEVLGAIGLILPGILHIRPDLTPLAGAGLTIVMVGATVYTLTTAGAGPALIPLGVGLLAVFVACGRWQLLDESRKIERRVD